A portion of the Paucilactobacillus hokkaidonensis JCM 18461 genome contains these proteins:
- a CDS encoding metallophosphoesterase, giving the protein MRMLVVSDNHFDRDILVQVDNKYYNKVDLMFHCGDSQLPASDSLFEHFLTVQGNNDFDEKLPQSRLIKQSGEQVLLTHGHLQDVNSTMTKLELMAQEKNATIVLFGHTHKLGVVMNRGALFLNPGSISLPRGEFTSIGGTYAIVDVTAAKFVVQFYDRQFKAIKELSFTFQR; this is encoded by the coding sequence TGATAATCACTTTGATCGTGATATTTTAGTGCAGGTGGATAATAAATATTACAATAAAGTGGATTTAATGTTTCATTGTGGTGATTCACAATTACCGGCTAGTGATAGCTTATTCGAGCATTTCCTAACTGTGCAAGGAAATAATGATTTTGATGAAAAATTGCCACAGTCACGCTTAATCAAACAAAGTGGTGAACAGGTTTTACTAACGCATGGTCATTTGCAAGATGTTAATTCGACGATGACAAAATTGGAACTAATGGCACAAGAAAAAAATGCCACCATCGTATTATTTGGGCATACCCATAAGCTTGGGGTTGTCATGAACCGGGGGGCATTATTTCTCAATCCAGGGAGTATTAGTCTGCCACGTGGAGAATTTACTTCGATTGGTGGAACTTATGCCATTGTGGATGTAACAGCTGCTAAGTTTGTTGTTCAATTTTACGATCGTCAATTTAAAGCGATCAAAGAATTATCATTTACATTTCAACGTTAA
- the cbpB gene encoding cyclic-di-AMP-binding protein CbpB, which produces MIDPAVESMLTDHQEKFLIPGSVVANVMDTNNLYHAFLVLTKVRYAKIIVLDKDGKYRGLLSLPMITEQMLETETIDVEKLKHIKVEQVMQTDAPTIVDPYDVELDLHLLTDQPFLPVVADNGDFTGIVTRRELFKAINHLAHDIDEEYDITSKVSDKE; this is translated from the coding sequence ATGATTGATCCAGCGGTTGAAAGTATGTTAACCGATCATCAAGAAAAATTTTTAATTCCGGGCAGTGTTGTTGCTAATGTAATGGATACCAATAATTTGTACCACGCCTTTTTAGTATTGACCAAGGTTCGTTATGCTAAAATAATTGTACTTGATAAGGATGGCAAGTATCGTGGACTATTATCCTTACCGATGATCACCGAACAAATGCTTGAAACTGAAACTATTGATGTTGAAAAATTAAAACATATTAAAGTTGAACAGGTAATGCAGACTGATGCACCAACGATAGTTGATCCATATGATGTTGAGCTGGATTTACATTTACTGACAGATCAACCATTTTTACCAGTAGTTGCTGATAATGGGGATTTTACTGGGATTGTGACCCGAAGAGAATTATTTAAAGCAATTAATCATCTTGCTCATGATATCGATGAAGAATATGATATTACTAGTAAAGTTAGCGATAAAGAGTAA